One genomic segment of Photobacterium sp. DA100 includes these proteins:
- a CDS encoding phosphopentomutase translates to MKRSIILVLDSFGIGATEDAVQFGDVGSNTLGHIAKACARGEADNGERSGKLHLPNLNKLGLGKACEESSGYFPDGLDADAQITGAYAHAAELSSGKDTPSGHWEIAGVPVLFDWGYFTDKENSFPKELTDRILERAGLPGFLGNCHASGTQVLDDLGEEHMKSGMPIFYTSADSVFQIACHEETFGLDRLLELCQIAREELADYNIGRVIARPFIGPGKGQFERTGNRRDLSVEPPSATVLQKLVDEKQGDVVSIGKISDIYAGCGITKKVKATGIPALFEATLEQIKAAGDNTIVFTNFVDFDSAYGHRRDVAGYAAALEYFDKRLPEIIELLQEDDVLILTADHGCDPTWEGTDHTREHIPVLVSGPKIAAGSLGRRETFADIGQSLAEYFGTSDMEYGKSFL, encoded by the coding sequence ATGAAACGTTCTATTATTCTCGTCCTTGATTCATTTGGGATTGGCGCTACAGAAGATGCCGTTCAGTTCGGCGATGTAGGTTCCAACACACTGGGTCATATTGCTAAAGCCTGTGCCCGCGGCGAAGCGGACAATGGCGAGCGCAGCGGTAAGCTACACCTGCCAAACCTGAACAAACTGGGTTTGGGCAAGGCATGTGAAGAGTCTTCGGGCTACTTCCCTGACGGCCTGGATGCCGATGCGCAGATCACCGGTGCGTATGCTCACGCTGCTGAGCTGTCCTCTGGCAAAGACACCCCGTCTGGCCACTGGGAAATTGCCGGTGTACCTGTGCTGTTTGACTGGGGCTACTTTACCGACAAAGAAAACAGCTTCCCGAAAGAGCTGACTGATCGCATCCTTGAGCGTGCTGGCCTGCCAGGCTTCCTGGGCAACTGCCATGCTTCAGGTACCCAGGTACTGGACGATTTGGGTGAAGAGCACATGAAGAGCGGTATGCCGATCTTCTACACCTCTGCGGACTCAGTATTCCAGATCGCGTGTCACGAAGAGACCTTCGGTCTTGATCGCCTGTTGGAGCTTTGCCAGATCGCCCGCGAGGAGCTGGCAGACTACAACATCGGCCGTGTGATCGCCCGTCCGTTCATTGGCCCGGGCAAAGGCCAGTTCGAGCGTACCGGTAACCGCCGTGACTTGTCTGTCGAGCCGCCATCTGCGACCGTACTGCAGAAGCTGGTTGACGAGAAGCAGGGCGACGTGGTGTCGATCGGTAAGATCTCTGACATCTATGCTGGCTGTGGTATTACCAAGAAAGTGAAAGCAACCGGGATCCCGGCCTTGTTTGAAGCCACGCTGGAGCAAATCAAAGCCGCGGGTGATAACACCATCGTCTTCACCAACTTTGTTGACTTCGATTCTGCCTACGGCCACCGCCGTGATGTTGCGGGTTATGCTGCGGCACTGGAATACTTCGACAAGCGCCTGCCTGAAATCATCGAGTTGCTACAGGAAGACGACGTGCTGATCCTGACAGCCGACCACGGCTGTGACCCAACGTGGGAAGGCACCGACCATACCCGCGAGCACATCCCGGTACTGGTTTCGGGGCCGAAAATCGCCGCCGGCTCTCTGGGCCGCCGCGAGACATTTGCTGATATCGGCCAGAGCTTGGCGGAATACTTCGGTACGTCTGATATGGAATACGGTAAGTCATTCCTGTAA
- the deoA gene encoding thymidine phosphorylase — MYLPQEIIRKKRDNIELTADEINFFIQGIAKDTVSEGQIAAFAMAIYFNDMTMDERVALTCAMRDSGMVIDWSHMNFDGPIVDKHSTGGVGDVTSLMLGPMVAACGGYVPMISGRGLGHTGGTLDKLEAIPGYNITPSNEVFGQVTKDAGVAIIGQTGDLAPADKRVYATRDVTATVDNISLITASILSKKLAAGLGSLVMDVKVGSGAFMPTYEASEELAKSIVAVANGAGTKTTALLTDMNQVLASTAGNALEVREAVQFLTGEYRNPRLFEVTMALCAEMLVNSGLATDIEQAREKLQAVLDNGKAAECFGKMVAGLGGPADFMTNYDNYLEKAELVKPVYAETTGYAFAMDTRALGMAVVGMGGGRRVATDTIDYAVGLSDMIRLGDEANADKPLAVIHARNEAQWEEAAKAVRAAITISEQKPEPTPEVYRRVRPEDV, encoded by the coding sequence ATGTATTTACCACAAGAAATCATCCGTAAAAAACGTGACAACATTGAACTGACCGCTGACGAAATTAATTTCTTCATCCAGGGTATTGCTAAAGATACCGTATCTGAAGGCCAGATCGCAGCATTCGCCATGGCGATTTACTTCAACGACATGACCATGGACGAGCGTGTGGCACTGACGTGTGCGATGCGCGACTCTGGTATGGTTATCGACTGGAGCCACATGAACTTCGATGGCCCGATTGTCGACAAGCACTCAACTGGCGGTGTAGGTGATGTGACGTCACTGATGCTTGGCCCTATGGTGGCAGCATGTGGTGGTTACGTGCCGATGATTTCTGGCCGTGGCCTTGGCCACACTGGTGGTACGCTGGATAAGCTGGAGGCTATTCCTGGCTACAACATCACGCCAAGCAACGAAGTTTTCGGCCAGGTGACCAAAGATGCAGGGGTGGCGATCATCGGCCAGACCGGCGATCTTGCTCCTGCTGACAAACGTGTTTACGCGACCCGTGATGTGACCGCTACGGTTGATAACATCTCGCTGATCACCGCTTCTATCCTATCGAAGAAGCTGGCTGCTGGCCTTGGCTCTCTTGTGATGGACGTGAAAGTGGGTTCCGGTGCATTCATGCCGACCTACGAGGCGTCTGAAGAACTGGCAAAATCGATTGTTGCGGTTGCTAACGGTGCCGGCACCAAGACCACGGCATTGCTGACAGACATGAACCAGGTATTGGCATCAACTGCTGGTAATGCACTCGAAGTGCGCGAAGCCGTGCAATTCCTGACCGGTGAATACCGTAACCCTCGCTTATTTGAAGTGACCATGGCATTGTGTGCAGAAATGTTGGTAAACAGTGGTTTAGCAACAGATATCGAGCAGGCACGCGAGAAGCTTCAGGCTGTTCTGGACAACGGTAAAGCGGCAGAGTGTTTTGGTAAGATGGTTGCTGGCCTGGGTGGCCCGGCTGACTTTATGACCAACTACGACAACTACCTGGAAAAAGCCGAACTGGTGAAGCCGGTTTACGCCGAAACCACAGGTTATGCCTTTGCTATGGATACTCGCGCACTGGGTATGGCCGTTGTCGGCATGGGCGGTGGCCGCCGAGTGGCGACCGACACTATCGATTACGCGGTAGGCCTGAGCGACATGATCCGCCTGGGTGATGAAGCCAATGCTGACAAGCCGCTGGCTGTTATCCACGCTCGCAACGAAGCACAGTGGGAAGAAGCAGCGAAAGCGGTACGTGCTGCGATTACTATTTCAGAACAGAAACCAGAACCGACACCTGAAGTTTACCGTCGTGTTCGCCCAGAAGATGTTTAA
- a CDS encoding AhpA/YtjB family protein, producing MMKKKHTQFQKAWRLFILFGCLAALITMVEYGSNLAKENYRTLSDQTQQLSRLVVRQAADTASEDVIEKNQDRLQLLVEQLAKEPLLLDATIYDLEGVTLAKSQDALPLPQVTGLSTPLAVASYGRQQLIEPIMSQHQVVGFVRITLEHDKLIAETMADIDAITNIIRALIATAMAIGFLLAYTFGNRKQDWHFPILLSAEKGSR from the coding sequence ATGATGAAGAAAAAACATACCCAATTCCAAAAAGCCTGGCGGCTGTTCATCCTTTTCGGCTGCCTGGCAGCGCTGATCACCATGGTTGAATATGGCTCTAACCTAGCCAAGGAAAACTACCGTACCCTGAGCGATCAAACCCAGCAACTGTCACGGTTAGTGGTACGTCAGGCTGCCGATACGGCGTCTGAGGATGTGATCGAAAAGAACCAGGACCGCTTGCAGCTGCTGGTTGAGCAACTGGCCAAAGAGCCGTTGCTACTCGATGCCACTATCTATGATCTGGAAGGTGTCACTCTGGCCAAGAGCCAAGATGCCCTGCCGCTCCCCCAAGTCACCGGACTTTCCACCCCGCTGGCCGTTGCCAGCTACGGCCGCCAGCAGCTGATCGAGCCAATCATGAGCCAGCACCAGGTCGTAGGGTTTGTTCGCATCACCCTCGAGCATGACAAGCTGATTGCCGAGACCATGGCGGATATCGATGCCATCACCAATATTATCCGGGCGCTGATCGCCACGGCGATGGCCATCGGGTTCCTGTTGGCCTACACCTTTGGCAACCGCAAGCAAGACTGGCACTTCCCTATCCTGCTCAGCGCGGAAAAGGGCAGTCGATAA
- the serB gene encoding phosphoserine phosphatase, producing the protein MDGLQVLKIRKHTSLLQRFPEVVSVSNLDRQRATTLVYGRSIDAVAVEAIEAAYGEPLELAAAWKVGKYDCLLLATPYSLLLEQCVTSVQLDIADLSQQPDLREPGLVVMDMDSTAIEIECIDEIAVLAGVGEQVAEVTERAMQGELDFEQSLRQRVATLAGSDAAILEQVRSQLPLMPELRELVATLHHYGWKAAIASGGFTYFSDHLKQELDLAHAQSNTLEIVDGKLTGRVLGEVVDAQGKAAILRSLAERYDIAPHNTVAVGDGANDLAMINAAGLGVAYHAKPKVEDEAPVAIRFADLGGLMCLLSASLVPQQLGW; encoded by the coding sequence ATGGATGGTTTGCAAGTGCTCAAAATAAGGAAACATACCTCTTTACTACAGCGATTCCCGGAAGTGGTGTCAGTGTCCAACCTTGACCGGCAACGTGCCACCACCTTGGTGTATGGCCGTTCTATTGATGCCGTGGCGGTGGAAGCTATCGAGGCGGCGTACGGTGAACCGCTAGAGCTGGCCGCCGCCTGGAAGGTAGGGAAGTACGATTGCCTGTTGCTGGCGACCCCCTACTCCCTGCTGCTGGAGCAATGCGTCACCAGCGTGCAGCTTGATATTGCGGATCTGAGCCAGCAGCCTGATCTGAGGGAGCCGGGGTTGGTGGTGATGGACATGGACTCGACCGCGATTGAGATCGAATGCATCGACGAGATTGCCGTCTTAGCCGGTGTCGGTGAGCAGGTGGCCGAAGTCACCGAGCGGGCGATGCAGGGGGAACTCGACTTCGAACAGAGTTTGCGCCAGCGGGTCGCGACCCTGGCTGGCAGCGATGCGGCGATCCTTGAGCAGGTCAGAAGCCAGCTACCTTTGATGCCAGAGCTGCGCGAGCTGGTGGCTACTTTGCATCACTATGGCTGGAAGGCGGCGATTGCCTCGGGCGGCTTTACCTATTTTTCCGATCACCTCAAGCAGGAGCTGGACTTGGCCCATGCCCAGTCGAATACGCTGGAGATTGTCGATGGCAAGCTGACGGGCAGGGTGCTGGGAGAGGTCGTTGATGCGCAGGGCAAGGCCGCGATATTGCGCAGCCTGGCCGAGCGATATGACATTGCCCCGCACAATACGGTGGCGGTGGGTGATGGAGCCAATGATCTGGCCATGATCAATGCGGCAGGGCTGGGCGTCGCCTACCATGCCAAGCCGAAAGTCGAAGACGAGGCCCCCGTGGCGATCCGTTTTGCCGATCTTGGCGGCCTGATGTGTTTGCTGTCGGCCTCCCTGGTACCGCAGCAGTTGGGGTGGTAG
- the deoD gene encoding purine-nucleoside phosphorylase, protein MATPHINAEMGDFADVVLMPGDPLRAKYIAETFLDDAKEVCNVRNMFGYTGTYKGRKISVMGHGMGIPSCSIYATELIKDYGVKKIIRVGSCGAVRDDVNLRDVVIGMGASTDSKVNRIRFGDHDFAALADFGMVQNAVDAAKAKGVDVKVGNIFSADLFYSPDFDFFQTMKKYGIVGVEMEAAGIYGLAAEFGAKALTICTVSDHILRGEATTSEERQLTFNDMMEIALESVLLGDAEEA, encoded by the coding sequence ATGGCTACTCCTCACATTAATGCTGAAATGGGTGATTTTGCAGACGTAGTACTGATGCCTGGTGACCCGCTACGTGCCAAGTACATTGCAGAAACCTTCCTGGATGATGCAAAAGAAGTCTGTAACGTTCGTAACATGTTCGGTTACACCGGTACTTACAAAGGCCGTAAGATCTCTGTAATGGGCCACGGTATGGGCATCCCTTCATGTTCTATCTATGCAACAGAGCTTATCAAAGACTACGGCGTGAAGAAGATCATCCGTGTGGGTAGCTGTGGTGCAGTACGCGACGACGTAAACCTGCGTGATGTTGTGATCGGCATGGGTGCGTCAACTGACTCTAAAGTTAACCGTATCCGTTTCGGTGATCACGATTTTGCCGCTCTGGCGGATTTTGGCATGGTGCAGAACGCGGTTGACGCGGCGAAAGCCAAAGGCGTCGATGTGAAGGTGGGTAACATCTTCTCTGCTGATCTGTTCTACAGCCCTGATTTCGACTTCTTCCAGACCATGAAGAAGTACGGCATTGTTGGTGTTGAAATGGAAGCGGCTGGTATCTACGGCCTGGCGGCTGAGTTTGGTGCCAAAGCACTGACTATCTGTACTGTCTCTGACCACATCCTGCGTGGCGAAGCGACAACGTCTGAAGAGCGTCAGCTAACGTTCAACGACATGATGGAAATCGCACTGGAGTCGGTTCTGTTGGGCGACGCTGAAGAAGCGTAA